In Torulaspora globosa chromosome 1, complete sequence, a genomic segment contains:
- the SDH3 gene encoding succinate dehydrogenase cytochrome b subunit SDH3 (ancestral locus Anc_2.423), with translation MERNSYDQHGVWSQECQRRMFLCQLGLSGSTRGAVRSGLVFSRASRAVLSRRFNSQTVKTSFQKEQEILVAQRRNRPVSPHLTIYQPQLTWYLSSLHRITGVLLGSAFFAVTMAFGVSTLFGLGLNTEKLQEYYREKVPRWADWTIKGSAAYMFAFHFGNGIRHLLWDTGKELTIKGVNRTGIAVLVFAAFAGTSFLFW, from the coding sequence GGAGCCAGGAGTGTCAGAGAAGGATGTTTTTGTGCCAGCTGGGCTTGAGCGGGAGTACTCGCGGGGCAGTGAGATCGGGACTGGTGTTTTCCAGGGCTTCCAGAGCCGTTTTGAGCAGAAGGTTCAACTCGCAGACGGTCAAGACGAGTTTCcagaaggagcaggagaTCCTGGTGGCTCAGAGACGCAACAGACCGGTGTCTCCGCATTTGACCATCTACCAGCCGCAGCTTACATGGTATCTTTCGTCGCTGCATCGTATCACGGGCGTGCTGTTGGGAAGCGCGTTCTTTGCAGTGACAATGGCGTTTGGCGTGTCGACGCTGTTTGGACTCGGGTTGAACACGGAGAAGCTGCAGGAATACTACAGGGAGAAAGTGCCCCGCTGGGCTGACTGGACCATCAAGGGCAGCGCAGCATACATGTTTGCATTCCATTTTGGCAACGGCATAAGACATCTGCTGTGGGACACGGGCAAGGAGCTGACCATCAAGGGCGTCAACCGGACCGGGATCGCTGTGTTGGTGTTCGCGGCGTTTGCCGGCACCAGCTTTCTATTTTGGTAG